Proteins co-encoded in one Sediminispirochaeta bajacaliforniensis DSM 16054 genomic window:
- a CDS encoding sensor histidine kinase — translation MKSSMTEHQMIHRRIAIKVHSLPYASTIALFLFCNSLLLYFASTLYYGSIQSHSASLWAAFRWQFLLLMAISFCASISQIFFYLQKSSRLLFSELIQFVSLVLIGLPMGQDLTIEMILSCALITMIIMTNSPIAWIKVPFILLAFTVFQFKLRFLGYTVEAAKGRILAISEIVLLLVSLIMFFIKDLISNNIELRQKNRQLEETTGLLTNANRSIQEYTLSMEELSAEKERLRMTRELHDIIGYTMVNTTIMMEEAIARYKQKDESALLTLIVKTRDHAKNAHQDVRKILLNYRSQQKRKSSFIKDLIKLTETFSLATGISIEVFPSNFPSVLPYHVSYALLRISQEGLTNSLYHGRAKNIVFLLTKSIDSLFLIIRDNGQGSIHYEEGLGISGMRERLRMLKGTLTIKAKKDVFELHIEIPYKEGQPDVGSH, via the coding sequence ATGAAATCTTCTATGACAGAACATCAGATGATCCACAGACGAATAGCCATCAAAGTACATTCTCTGCCATATGCCAGCACTATCGCTCTCTTTTTGTTCTGTAACTCCCTACTTTTGTATTTCGCTTCGACCCTTTACTATGGCAGTATACAATCTCATAGTGCTTCGCTTTGGGCCGCCTTTCGATGGCAATTTCTCCTGTTAATGGCCATATCGTTTTGTGCTTCCATATCCCAGATTTTCTTTTACCTACAGAAGAGTTCCCGCCTGCTTTTTTCCGAGTTGATACAATTCGTTTCACTAGTACTTATTGGCCTACCGATGGGACAGGACCTCACTATTGAGATGATCCTCAGTTGTGCACTTATTACCATGATCATCATGACCAATAGCCCAATTGCATGGATAAAGGTCCCTTTTATTCTCCTGGCATTTACCGTATTCCAATTCAAGCTTCGCTTTTTAGGCTATACGGTTGAAGCAGCCAAAGGGCGAATTCTGGCTATCTCCGAAATTGTTCTGCTACTTGTCTCTCTCATCATGTTCTTTATCAAAGACCTCATCAGTAATAATATCGAACTGAGACAAAAAAACAGGCAGCTGGAGGAAACCACCGGTCTTCTTACCAATGCTAATCGTTCCATTCAGGAATATACCCTGAGCATGGAAGAGCTATCTGCGGAAAAAGAGCGGTTGCGCATGACCCGGGAACTTCACGACATTATTGGTTATACCATGGTTAACACTACAATAATGATGGAAGAAGCAATCGCCCGCTACAAGCAAAAGGATGAGAGTGCACTTCTGACCTTAATTGTCAAAACCAGGGATCACGCAAAGAATGCGCATCAGGATGTCAGAAAAATATTATTAAATTATCGCTCGCAGCAAAAACGAAAGAGCTCTTTTATTAAGGACCTCATCAAACTGACAGAGACCTTTTCCTTAGCAACGGGCATAAGCATAGAGGTTTTTCCGTCAAACTTTCCGTCTGTTTTACCGTATCATGTTAGTTATGCTTTACTCAGGATTTCGCAGGAAGGACTTACCAACTCCCTTTATCATGGAAGGGCAAAGAACATCGTCTTTCTATTAACAAAAAGCATAGATTCGTTGTTTCTTATTATCAGGGACAACGGACAAGGGTCGATTCATTACGAAGAAGGTTTGGGTATCTCCGGTATGCGAGAGCGTTTACGAATGTTGAAAGGAACGCTCACCATCAAAGCAAAAAAAGATGTGTTTGAACTGCATATAGAAATTCCATACAAAGAGGGGCAACCAGATGTCGGATCGCATTAA
- a CDS encoding response regulator transcription factor — protein MSDRIKLVLADDQTLFRESLSNILKLKAKEFDVVGLAQNGEEAVALAASTAPDIILMDVRMPILDGVEATKIIHERFPDIKIMMLTTFDDDEYILHAIQNGAIGYIIKTIPPNELITSIMALKNGIFQMSPSIAGKLARQKVWEQTKTNMLNKEPLPSWFLSLRAKERALLLLICQGYTNKEIGNRLYLAEQTVKNYTSRIYEAMEVDNRHAAIKKALDANIDQL, from the coding sequence ATGTCGGATCGCATTAAACTGGTGCTCGCGGATGACCAGACACTCTTTCGCGAAAGCCTGTCCAATATTTTGAAACTGAAAGCGAAAGAATTCGATGTTGTCGGCCTGGCTCAAAACGGGGAAGAGGCCGTTGCCCTTGCGGCATCAACCGCTCCGGATATCATTTTGATGGATGTCAGAATGCCTATTCTGGATGGAGTGGAAGCAACCAAAATCATCCATGAACGATTTCCGGACATTAAGATCATGATGCTGACAACCTTCGATGACGATGAATATATTCTCCATGCCATTCAGAACGGAGCCATCGGTTATATCATTAAGACCATTCCACCCAACGAGCTGATTACATCCATCATGGCCCTGAAAAACGGTATATTCCAGATGTCTCCTTCCATTGCCGGAAAATTGGCTCGGCAGAAAGTGTGGGAACAAACAAAGACAAACATGCTGAACAAAGAACCGCTGCCTTCTTGGTTCCTCTCCCTGCGCGCCAAGGAACGGGCGCTACTTCTGTTAATCTGCCAGGGATACACAAATAAGGAGATTGGAAACAGGCTCTACCTTGCAGAACAGACGGTGAAAAACTACACAAGCCGAATCTATGAGGCAATGGAAGTAGATAACCGTCATGCTGCAATCAAAAAGGCCCTTGATGCCAATATCGACCAACTATAA
- a CDS encoding carbohydrate ABC transporter permease codes for MKRKKSPIIPVVTWIIILAALAPVLWMLLISFKQRVDIISFSVLFKPTLENYKTVFQKYDFLRFILNSTIVVVATTAISVFLGTLAAYGLARFQFRKKESLAFGILSLRMLPPMAVVIPFFIMARYTHLLDTQLLLIIVYLGFNIPFTIWMMRGFIEDVSLSIEESAWLDGCTRLEGFCRVVFPSIFPGLAATSIFCFIQSWNEFALAFFLTSFNSRTVPTIVNSFISVLGVLWGEMAAVGVVSILPIVIFTMFVQKYLVKGLTMGAIKG; via the coding sequence ATGAAGAGAAAGAAATCACCAATTATTCCCGTTGTTACGTGGATCATTATTCTTGCTGCGCTTGCCCCGGTTTTATGGATGCTGTTGATCTCCTTTAAACAACGCGTTGATATTATCAGCTTCTCGGTTTTGTTTAAGCCCACACTGGAAAACTACAAAACCGTGTTCCAGAAGTATGATTTTCTGCGTTTTATCCTGAATAGTACTATCGTCGTCGTGGCGACAACTGCAATTTCTGTGTTTCTGGGGACACTTGCCGCATATGGCTTGGCCCGGTTTCAATTCAGGAAAAAGGAGTCACTGGCGTTTGGAATCCTTTCTCTTAGAATGTTGCCTCCAATGGCGGTTGTCATTCCCTTCTTTATCATGGCCCGTTATACCCACCTTCTGGATACGCAGCTACTCCTGATCATTGTCTATTTGGGGTTCAATATTCCCTTTACCATCTGGATGATGAGAGGCTTTATTGAAGATGTGTCCTTGTCTATCGAGGAATCGGCATGGCTTGACGGATGTACGCGTCTGGAAGGTTTCTGCAGGGTTGTGTTTCCATCAATCTTCCCCGGTTTAGCCGCCACATCTATTTTCTGTTTTATCCAAAGCTGGAATGAATTTGCTTTAGCATTTTTCCTAACCAGTTTTAATTCCCGGACGGTTCCGACGATCGTCAACAGCTTCATTTCGGTGCTGGGGGTTTTATGGGGAGAAATGGCGGCTGTCGGTGTTGTCTCGATCCTTCCGATTGTCATTTTTACCATGTTCGTTCAGAAATATCTGGTAAAGGGCCTGACGATGGGGGCCATCAAAGGATAA
- a CDS encoding carbohydrate ABC transporter permease yields MMLFKQREYLKYLLPALTVLALINIFPTFFLYIISLTNYDISQRVEDLSFVGLENYRYLFSIDKDFWKSICITLTYTFVSVTVELILGSAIALLFDANARFRKLKLSLFIIPMIATPSIIALMWKLILNAEYGVMNTFLRWMGCAGRNWLSTDFALVSLILIDIWQWTPYVTLMIYSGLQTVPQEPLEAADVDGASWFQKLVWIVLPHISTIVSITLLLKLIENLKSFDIVYNLTQGGPGNATELLSLHVFRLGFKQTHWLGRASACAVILLLIIIPIVSNLAKKISYSRESA; encoded by the coding sequence ATGATGCTGTTTAAGCAACGAGAATACTTGAAGTATCTGCTGCCGGCTTTAACCGTCTTGGCGTTGATCAATATTTTCCCTACCTTTTTTTTGTATATCATCAGTCTTACGAATTATGATATTTCTCAGAGGGTTGAGGATCTTTCTTTTGTCGGACTTGAAAATTACCGTTACCTGTTTTCGATTGATAAGGATTTCTGGAAATCGATATGTATTACACTTACCTATACGTTTGTGAGTGTTACTGTCGAATTGATTCTTGGTTCGGCTATTGCTTTATTATTTGATGCCAATGCCCGGTTTCGAAAACTGAAATTGTCTCTTTTCATCATTCCCATGATTGCGACTCCCTCTATCATTGCGCTGATGTGGAAGTTGATTTTGAATGCGGAATATGGGGTTATGAATACCTTCCTCAGGTGGATGGGGTGTGCCGGGCGAAACTGGCTAAGTACCGATTTTGCTCTTGTTTCGCTTATCCTCATCGACATTTGGCAATGGACACCGTATGTGACACTTATGATATATTCTGGTTTGCAAACTGTTCCGCAAGAACCGCTGGAAGCAGCAGATGTCGACGGCGCATCTTGGTTCCAGAAACTTGTATGGATTGTCCTTCCTCATATCAGCACCATTGTTTCCATTACGCTCTTACTCAAACTGATTGAAAATCTTAAGAGTTTTGATATCGTTTATAACCTCACCCAGGGTGGGCCGGGGAATGCCACCGAGCTTCTTAGCCTTCATGTTTTCCGATTGGGCTTTAAGCAGACGCACTGGCTGGGCCGAGCTAGTGCCTGTGCCGTTATTTTGTTGCTCATTATCATTCCAATTGTTTCAAACCTGGCAAAAAAAATCAGTTATTCGAGAGAATCTGCATGA
- a CDS encoding ABC transporter substrate-binding protein — protein MKRSSVWKSVVLLCFLLIFSATGTIFANGSSETVAVSDDPYINAVRDKLQGTTITIASMSHTSSNAMREMVGEFTAETGIKVRWDIMEEGLLREKILMDHHAGTGTYDVLFLDAFNLSQYSAVDVMIDLKPLINDSTLTPSWFDYEDILPAYRDGVGSYGGVVYGIPVAGESRFLAYRKDLFDKYGKTPPVTTDELLETAKFFNEEVDGVYGIAMRAQKGIHFASGWMTLMYSLGGQFLDQKTWDVLVDSPATVDSLKYYVELMKQGPPDISVYTHEEAISAFMAGKTAMWIDATAIASWILDPSKSTITDKVEFAPLPAGPVGAYAPLAGWSAGISSDVSDTQKEAAWAFIVWMTGKKHSLEYVHDGGVIVRESLLTNGELVAKDKSLPAQLLTMKEAANLVKDGIIWIPPHPKAIKVLEIVGNYGNDVLSGISTPEKAMEKAQTEVEMIMNE, from the coding sequence ATGAAAAGGAGTAGTGTTTGGAAGAGCGTTGTTCTGCTATGTTTTCTGCTGATATTTTCAGCAACAGGAACAATCTTCGCCAACGGAAGCAGTGAAACGGTTGCGGTGTCTGACGATCCGTATATCAATGCTGTCAGGGACAAATTGCAGGGAACGACCATTACCATTGCCAGTATGTCGCATACTTCCAGCAATGCAATGAGGGAAATGGTAGGTGAATTCACTGCCGAAACAGGCATTAAGGTTCGTTGGGACATCATGGAAGAGGGGTTGCTGCGCGAAAAGATCCTTATGGACCATCATGCGGGAACCGGAACCTACGATGTTCTTTTTCTTGATGCATTCAATTTATCGCAGTATTCGGCCGTGGATGTGATGATTGATCTTAAACCGCTTATTAATGACAGTACGTTGACTCCGTCGTGGTTTGATTATGAAGATATTCTTCCCGCCTATCGGGATGGAGTCGGTTCGTATGGCGGGGTTGTGTATGGAATTCCCGTTGCAGGCGAAAGCCGATTTTTGGCCTACAGAAAGGACCTCTTTGATAAGTACGGTAAAACTCCGCCTGTAACGACGGATGAACTTCTTGAGACTGCGAAATTCTTTAACGAAGAGGTGGATGGGGTCTATGGCATCGCAATGAGGGCCCAGAAAGGTATCCATTTCGCCAGCGGCTGGATGACACTCATGTACTCGTTGGGTGGACAATTTCTGGATCAGAAAACCTGGGATGTTTTGGTGGATAGTCCGGCAACGGTTGATTCTCTGAAGTATTATGTAGAACTCATGAAGCAGGGGCCTCCCGACATCTCCGTATACACCCATGAAGAGGCCATCAGCGCGTTCATGGCGGGAAAAACGGCCATGTGGATAGACGCAACCGCCATTGCCTCCTGGATCCTCGATCCCTCCAAGTCGACTATTACCGACAAAGTAGAATTTGCTCCACTTCCCGCAGGTCCTGTCGGAGCCTATGCACCGCTGGCGGGATGGAGTGCCGGCATATCGAGCGATGTTTCGGATACCCAGAAAGAGGCGGCCTGGGCCTTTATTGTATGGATGACCGGGAAAAAGCATAGTTTGGAATATGTACACGACGGTGGCGTTATTGTCAGAGAATCCTTACTGACCAACGGAGAACTAGTAGCGAAAGATAAATCCTTACCAGCACAGCTACTAACCATGAAAGAAGCTGCCAACCTGGTCAAAGACGGTATCATCTGGATCCCCCCACATCCGAAGGCGATTAAAGTTCTTGAAATTGTTGGGAACTATGGTAACGATGTCCTGAGCGGCATCTCTACCCCGGAGAAGGCCATGGAGAAGGCTCAGACTGAAGTGGAAATGATCATGAATGAATAG
- a CDS encoding Gfo/Idh/MocA family protein produces the protein MTINPLRWGIIGAGTWGKTHADIVSHHLLADLVAIADLDSQRAERLASEHGVAAYGDYREMLEKEELDAVSIVTPDFAHAEPFIACCEAGKHVLLEKPLATNHKDLARMKEAHAKSGIRCMVDYHNRWNPPIALAYQDIQEGKIGDIVSMYYRLNDTIFVPTEMLKWSEQSSILWFLGSHSVDTLRFFCGSEVDTVYALSRSMVLTKRGIDIPDIYQTIMTFKNGVVATMENGWITPNTHPHWNDIKVNVTGTKGMFNMDLTNNQTIERYLEDVSDHPDTVIKPILHGKPTGFSYESIIDFIEKIYYEKPFLVDFQDAYNVSKVILSIFESVKEHKIVTVEY, from the coding sequence ATGACAATCAATCCTTTACGGTGGGGAATTATCGGAGCGGGCACTTGGGGTAAAACCCATGCGGATATCGTTTCCCACCATCTTTTAGCTGATCTGGTGGCTATAGCCGATCTTGACTCTCAACGTGCAGAACGCCTGGCTTCCGAACATGGGGTGGCTGCCTATGGTGACTATCGTGAAATGCTGGAAAAAGAGGAGCTTGACGCGGTAAGTATTGTAACTCCCGATTTCGCCCATGCTGAGCCTTTTATTGCATGTTGCGAGGCAGGAAAGCATGTCCTGTTGGAAAAGCCTTTGGCGACGAATCACAAGGACTTGGCAAGAATGAAAGAGGCTCATGCAAAATCCGGTATCAGATGTATGGTGGATTATCACAACAGGTGGAATCCTCCAATCGCATTGGCATACCAAGATATTCAGGAGGGGAAGATCGGTGATATTGTTTCCATGTATTACCGGCTTAACGATACGATTTTCGTGCCTACGGAAATGCTGAAATGGTCGGAACAATCCTCCATCCTTTGGTTTCTTGGATCTCACTCGGTGGATACCCTGCGCTTTTTTTGCGGGAGTGAGGTAGATACCGTCTATGCCCTGTCCCGTTCGATGGTTCTGACTAAACGCGGAATAGACATACCGGATATATATCAAACGATCATGACGTTTAAAAACGGCGTTGTCGCTACCATGGAAAACGGCTGGATAACCCCGAACACGCATCCCCACTGGAACGACATCAAGGTAAATGTGACCGGAACCAAGGGGATGTTCAACATGGATCTGACCAATAACCAGACCATCGAACGCTATCTGGAGGATGTAAGTGACCATCCCGATACGGTTATTAAGCCGATATTACACGGGAAACCTACCGGCTTCTCGTATGAGAGCATTATCGATTTTATCGAGAAAATCTATTACGAAAAACCATTTTTAGTCGACTTTCAGGATGCCTACAATGTCAGCAAGGTGATTCTTTCGATTTTCGAATCGGTGAAAGAGCATAAGATCGTTACGGTCGAATATTAA
- a CDS encoding exodeoxyribonuclease III, with protein MLRIMETRIVSWNVNGIRAAQKKGLLEYMMQEHADVVCLQETKAKPEQLDEQLLSPSDYCSYFSSAERGGYSGVAVYSRRKPLSVSPLGIAEFDAEGRALLVEFPDFVLINGYFPNSQSEGARLDYKLAYCDAILKRCNSLVGEGRHVVVCGDYNIAHEPIDLARPKENEGNPGFLPEERAWMSSFLDAGYTDTFRIFNNEGGNYTWWSYRTKGRERNVGWRLDYFCTDKGFENRVRNSEIRSEIMGSDHCPVVLTVAE; from the coding sequence ATGCTGAGAATCATGGAAACAAGAATTGTATCTTGGAACGTTAACGGCATTCGTGCCGCACAAAAAAAGGGATTGCTCGAATACATGATGCAGGAACATGCCGATGTGGTCTGCCTGCAGGAAACAAAGGCCAAACCCGAGCAGCTTGATGAGCAATTGCTGAGCCCCTCTGATTATTGCTCTTATTTTAGTTCCGCCGAACGCGGCGGCTATTCCGGGGTTGCCGTCTACAGTCGAAGAAAGCCTCTTTCTGTTTCGCCTCTCGGGATCGCCGAGTTTGATGCGGAGGGGCGTGCCCTGCTTGTGGAGTTTCCCGACTTTGTCCTTATCAACGGCTACTTCCCCAACAGTCAGAGCGAAGGAGCACGACTCGATTATAAACTTGCCTATTGCGATGCCATATTGAAACGTTGCAACAGCCTTGTCGGTGAGGGCCGCCATGTCGTTGTCTGCGGCGATTACAATATCGCTCATGAGCCGATCGACCTTGCCCGTCCGAAGGAAAACGAGGGGAATCCAGGTTTTCTTCCTGAAGAGCGTGCCTGGATGAGTAGCTTTCTTGATGCCGGTTATACCGATACCTTTAGGATCTTCAATAATGAAGGTGGGAACTACACCTGGTGGTCCTATCGAACAAAGGGTCGGGAACGAAATGTGGGCTGGAGGCTCGATTATTTCTGTACCGATAAAGGGTTTGAGAACCGGGTCAGAAACTCAGAAATCCGTTCGGAGATAATGGGGTCGGACCACTGCCCTGTAGTGCTGACTGTAGCGGAATAG
- a CDS encoding MFS transporter: protein MITTHIKNRLLLFLTFIAFVSLGLPDGLLGVAWPSIASQFARPLSRLALLQLAATCGFFFSSTNAGRLIERLGVGRLLIASNVMVFIALSGFSFADRWPLIVGSMVVLGMGGGAVDAGLNAYSASRFTKEQITLMHAFYGLGAMIGPVIMRRVLHLHAPWQRGYLITLSMIALLLLLFIVSQKMWNGGVSLSSDADKAGEGEVSGRIKNIGMLLFFIYTGVEVTTGGWSFTWLTKGRGVAPETAAFWVSIYWGALMVGRLFFGFLGQRWHTRTILSRMVLVVAAGCLLFLQPWSSSISLVALPVIGFSCGPLFPLFVSYTPTVVGQADASRQIGRQVAFASIGSAVVPLLVGLGVEITALGAIPVMLLFFALILVILYNRWVAGLAE, encoded by the coding sequence ATGATCACTACGCATATCAAGAATCGTTTGCTGCTTTTTCTTACGTTTATAGCATTTGTGAGCCTTGGGCTTCCCGATGGTTTGCTTGGGGTTGCCTGGCCTTCTATTGCGTCTCAGTTTGCAAGGCCTCTAAGCCGCCTTGCCCTGCTTCAGCTGGCGGCGACCTGCGGTTTCTTTTTTTCCAGTACCAATGCAGGGCGCCTTATCGAACGGCTTGGTGTCGGTCGTCTGCTGATAGCCAGCAATGTGATGGTTTTCATTGCCTTATCCGGTTTCTCCTTCGCCGATAGGTGGCCGCTGATCGTCGGCTCTATGGTGGTGCTTGGCATGGGGGGCGGGGCCGTTGATGCCGGACTGAACGCCTATTCTGCCTCACGGTTTACCAAAGAGCAAATAACGTTGATGCATGCCTTCTACGGACTTGGTGCCATGATCGGTCCGGTAATTATGCGCAGAGTGCTTCATCTTCATGCTCCCTGGCAGAGGGGATATTTGATTACCCTGAGCATGATAGCCCTGCTTCTCCTTCTTTTTATTGTATCTCAGAAGATGTGGAACGGTGGAGTTTCTCTCTCTTCGGATGCAGATAAGGCTGGAGAGGGTGAGGTTTCGGGGCGAATTAAGAATATCGGTATGCTTCTCTTTTTTATCTATACGGGAGTGGAAGTGACCACCGGGGGATGGAGCTTTACCTGGCTGACAAAGGGGCGTGGTGTGGCACCTGAAACAGCAGCCTTTTGGGTCAGCATCTATTGGGGGGCACTGATGGTCGGACGTTTGTTTTTCGGATTTCTCGGCCAGAGATGGCACACCCGCACAATCCTTTCCCGCATGGTTCTTGTTGTTGCCGCGGGCTGTCTCCTCTTTCTCCAGCCATGGTCCTCATCTATTTCTCTTGTTGCCCTACCTGTCATCGGTTTCTCCTGTGGGCCACTTTTTCCTCTTTTTGTCAGTTACACCCCAACAGTGGTGGGGCAGGCAGATGCTTCACGTCAGATAGGGCGGCAGGTAGCATTTGCCAGTATCGGGTCTGCGGTGGTTCCTCTCTTGGTTGGCCTCGGTGTGGAGATTACGGCACTTGGGGCCATCCCTGTTATGCTCCTTTTCTTTGCCCTGATTCTTGTAATTCTCTATAATCGATGGGTCGCCGGACTTGCTGAATAA
- a CDS encoding histidine kinase N-terminal 7TM domain-containing diguanylate cyclase, with translation MRIGIISILLFLSSTILLSLTVPAWGHRDRALGKSFIALCLSIAIYNLGYGMELASANLTTLIVWSKFQYLGIPFIPTFFFLFAANYTGIRDRIPLPLVFYLVGFPCITMVLHLTQEHHNLMYINPTIHRVWNMSFLAFDKGLWYKISRWHVAVIISAGAILFLRFFLQSVAVFRRQSILILIGALFPWAGWLVYMLDILPSGFDPTPFALFLASLFLASALLRYRLFDVSPIAKEQVFESIDTGVLVLDSEKRLVDYNHAASLVFSALTKEKKGVYGEDLFKNITSGNRLFEESDSGDVSVDIQIASGDSLRHYWARRSSIRTPKGRVLGSLILLDDITNRVRLLEKMETLASKDPLTGISNRRHLSSFGEKEVVRALHYGTNLALIMFDLDLFKKVNDTYGHDVGDQLLIHIVEIARGLVREADLLGRYGGEEFVILLPQTSLSDAQLIAERIRSSIEISPLLLESGTSIPITASFGVTSSFGSSDFSFESLCKKADEALYRAKAEGRNQVVTFLGTDNE, from the coding sequence ATGCGGATCGGGATCATATCGATACTGTTGTTTTTATCCAGTACGATACTTTTGTCTCTTACCGTGCCTGCCTGGGGCCACAGGGATCGGGCGCTCGGTAAATCATTTATTGCCCTGTGCTTATCGATTGCAATATACAATTTGGGTTATGGAATGGAGCTCGCTTCCGCAAACCTTACAACACTTATTGTTTGGTCGAAGTTCCAATATCTGGGTATTCCTTTCATTCCCACCTTTTTCTTTTTATTTGCAGCGAACTACACAGGGATCCGCGATCGAATACCCCTTCCTCTGGTTTTTTATCTTGTGGGATTTCCCTGCATTACCATGGTCCTGCACCTGACACAGGAACATCATAATCTTATGTATATCAATCCAACGATCCACAGGGTATGGAACATGTCGTTTCTTGCCTTTGATAAAGGGCTTTGGTATAAGATTTCCCGCTGGCATGTTGCCGTCATCATCAGTGCAGGTGCCATCCTTTTTTTACGTTTTTTCCTTCAATCTGTTGCGGTTTTCCGGCGGCAAAGTATTTTGATACTTATCGGGGCCCTCTTTCCTTGGGCGGGATGGCTTGTCTACATGTTGGATATTCTTCCCTCGGGTTTCGATCCCACGCCCTTTGCTCTTTTTCTTGCCTCCCTGTTTTTGGCCTCTGCCCTTCTGCGATATCGTCTTTTTGATGTCTCGCCGATTGCAAAGGAGCAGGTCTTCGAGAGCATTGATACCGGCGTACTTGTTTTGGACAGCGAGAAGCGGCTTGTGGACTATAATCATGCCGCCTCTCTTGTTTTTTCTGCTTTAACAAAAGAGAAGAAGGGCGTGTATGGTGAGGATCTTTTCAAGAACATAACATCGGGCAACCGCCTGTTCGAAGAATCGGATAGTGGGGATGTCTCCGTCGATATTCAGATTGCTTCCGGCGACTCTTTACGCCACTATTGGGCCCGACGGTCAAGTATACGGACACCAAAAGGGAGGGTGCTCGGGAGTCTCATTCTCCTTGACGATATCACCAATCGGGTCAGACTTCTGGAAAAGATGGAAACACTTGCATCAAAAGATCCACTGACCGGGATCAGTAACAGGCGCCATCTCTCCTCTTTCGGCGAGAAGGAGGTGGTGCGTGCCCTTCATTACGGTACGAATCTTGCTTTAATCATGTTTGATCTTGATCTTTTTAAAAAGGTGAACGATACCTACGGCCATGACGTAGGTGATCAGCTTCTTATCCATATTGTAGAAATCGCCCGCGGACTTGTCCGTGAGGCCGACCTTTTGGGCCGTTATGGAGGAGAGGAGTTCGTCATTCTGCTTCCCCAGACATCTCTGTCCGATGCGCAGCTTATTGCCGAAAGGATTCGAAGCAGTATTGAGATTTCTCCCTTATTGCTTGAAAGTGGAACCTCTATTCCCATAACGGCAAGTTTCGGGGTTACCTCTTCCTTTGGGAGTTCCGATTTCAGTTTTGAATCTCTCTGTAAAAAGGCGGATGAGGCGCTCTACCGGGCAAAGGCTGAGGGACGAAATCAGGTAGTAACCTTCCTTGGAACGGATAATGAATAA
- a CDS encoding aminopeptidase has translation MKDFRLEKLASLLVNYSTKVKPGDFVFIMGQEVAIPWIKAVTREVLRAGGHPESLITSDEIEEEILKISTIEQLRENNFLMEQMMGKADVFLFGWGNSNVKGFSNIDPMRIQERQKGNKAWRKLYSDRTGTGDLRWCGTQFPTIADAQEAAMSLSEYEDFVYAAGLLDKEDPVAQWEKINEEQSRWARYLEGKKELHFRATDTDLKVRVDGRRWISCAGTENFPDGEIFSTPLINGVDGHVRFTFPAIYKQRSVEDVRFEIKEGRIVKAHAAKGEDFLHSVLDTDEGSRYFGEIAIGTNYGIKQFTSNTLFDEKIGGTFHMAAGDAPKETGGENESVIHWDMICDMRQGGEITADGECFYKDGAFITEILKE, from the coding sequence ATGAAGGATTTCAGACTCGAAAAGCTCGCTTCGCTTCTCGTTAACTATTCGACAAAGGTAAAGCCTGGTGATTTTGTGTTCATTATGGGCCAGGAAGTGGCCATACCATGGATAAAAGCGGTAACACGGGAGGTCCTTCGTGCAGGAGGGCATCCGGAAAGCCTCATCACCAGCGATGAAATCGAAGAAGAAATTCTGAAAATCTCCACCATTGAACAACTTCGTGAGAATAATTTTCTCATGGAACAAATGATGGGAAAAGCCGATGTCTTCCTTTTCGGATGGGGAAATTCCAACGTTAAAGGGTTCTCCAACATCGATCCGATGCGAATTCAGGAGCGTCAGAAAGGCAACAAGGCATGGAGAAAGCTTTACAGCGACCGCACCGGCACGGGTGACTTGCGATGGTGCGGTACCCAATTCCCAACCATCGCAGATGCCCAGGAAGCGGCAATGAGCCTGAGCGAATACGAAGATTTTGTCTACGCTGCCGGTCTGTTGGACAAAGAGGATCCAGTCGCCCAGTGGGAAAAGATCAACGAAGAGCAGAGCCGCTGGGCCCGCTATTTGGAGGGAAAAAAGGAACTTCACTTCCGTGCCACCGATACGGACCTAAAGGTACGGGTAGACGGACGCCGTTGGATCAGTTGCGCGGGAACAGAAAATTTTCCTGACGGCGAGATATTCTCGACCCCGCTTATCAACGGGGTCGATGGTCATGTCCGGTTTACCTTTCCTGCAATATATAAACAGCGTTCGGTCGAAGATGTTCGCTTTGAAATCAAAGAGGGAAGGATAGTAAAAGCACATGCTGCAAAGGGAGAGGATTTTCTCCATTCCGTCCTCGATACCGATGAGGGAAGCCGCTATTTTGGAGAAATCGCCATCGGAACCAATTACGGTATCAAGCAGTTTACCAGCAACACCCTTTTCGATGAAAAAATAGGCGGAACATTTCATATGGCTGCAGGAGATGCTCCCAAAGAGACCGGTGGCGAGAATGAGTCGGTCATCCACTGGGATATGATCTGTGACATGCGCCAGGGCGGGGAAATTACCGCAGACGGAGAGTGCTTTTATAAAGATGGGGCCTTTATCACCGAGATTTTGAAGGAATGA